cccacttttgatatattaaaagtcattcctaaacaaaacgcatcatctcgaggctctagggaataaactcatacaaatcgttatatttattccccagagcctcgtgatgatgccttttgtttaggactgaatgttaaagtggtactacgaccaaaaaacaattcttttttttctttgggtttcaaaactatgtttattaaacactaactgacccaagttttaagttctgattttaaaaagacaccggtttattttaactggaattttcttatttattcgTCCGATTACTAACTTTagggagaaaatgacatcaaagactcactagtttaagagtgcaatgcgtttgtacgcgacgaattaatatgcagcacgggagtttcgggctcccagacttttaaacccgtgttttgcatatgtaataaattgcgtttacacgctgaaattttaagctagtgagtaaatgacgtcattttctctagatccaaccagGAGCCCATAAGTAGGAGCGTCcaactcccatactgggcctatgtcacggcgttttcagagaccgatttatttttagatcacTTTTTCGCGGTAAAAATGGAAGTCTACTTCCGGTGCTAGGAAATGTGATACATCgggatgtaaaaaaaaatggcggcgCCATGCTGGTCTTTCGAGAGTACTTTTCTCTGAATAAAAGTCCCAGTTTTTGCTCCGTTTAGCCGTTTTCCTCTATTCCactccttttttcttcaaacagcACTTTCCCGTAGTTCTGTGTAATTAGACTTTGAACACTTTCCGCGCACGTAGTTGCGGAATTTTGATCGACTTCCTCGGCCTAGTGTCTGATGTCTGAAACAAGACCGAATCCTCTTTAGAAGTGTGTAAAATGTGAATCTTGGTTATGAAATATTCTAGTACCAGTCGTAAAGATGAAGCGGTGTAATTCAAGTGAAGACTGTCATGAGTTCCGAAAAAAGGAGCCACATTTGCAAGTGCAAGAGGTGACTCTACGAGGAAAGTCAACTCAGTCATCATCCTCCACCGTGAAGAGCGTTTTGAAGCGGAGCATCGAACTTAAACAGGCccagagaaaagaagaagaagagaaaagaaaagaagatacCGCTTCCAAGTGCAAAGATAATCTTGCTTTAAAGCAGTGGGCAACTATCTTGTCCGATGCCGGGTATTATTGTGAGGTGAGATCACTAGTGAAGAGCATGGATTTCATGCCGTTTCCGGAATCGAAAGAAGCTCCGTGTTTTGCTCTAATCGTTGAGCGCTCCAGAGATTTGCCGTTTTCTGAAATTTCAGGCCCATTTCAGGCTGCAAGATTATTGGTATATCCAAACGGTGAATGGCAAATAGATAGCCCCATCGTAGAGTACACAAGACTCCAAGTTGGAATGTTGAGTATGCCAATTAAGTCCGGGCAACTTATTGATCTTGCTCGAAAATGGCTATCCGAAAAGCATGTGCTGTGCCCTGGTTTGGTGGGTAGTGACGAAGAAAAACTAGAAAAAGAACTGGGTTATATTCCCAAAAACGTTAGCGTTTATGGTAGAAATTATGTTCGTTCGGTTGGCTGCAAGATCTGGCATGTCCCTGGTAGCAATTACGATCAGATGCAAAAGATGTGCGGTGAGTGTCTTGAGTGCTACAGATACGTGAAGAATGCCCTTGCCAAAAAACAGTCCTTGAGCTCATCTAAACGGGAGAAGCGACAAAATCCCAGCAGCAATTATGCAATTAAGTATTTGACGCCAAGAAGTAAGTCCATTCGTCTCGGGAAAACAAGGAAACTACGATCTCGAATGACTAAAAAAGTCAGGAAACTGTACAAGCAAACGAGCATTGAATTGCCACAGGAGCAGTCGTCGGAGCTTTGTAAGCTGGTTCAGGAGATAGAAAATTCGAACGAAGGGAAGCAAGAGCTTGAAACGATTTTTAGCGAGGGGAACCAGCTCACGGATAAGAAGGGTTGCAAAGCAGGAAATTGCGTCAAGGGTATTTGGGAGAAAGATAGGGACGGTTTCtttaaagatcaaagaaaaaatggtgAGTTTTAAAGCAATCTTTATGTTTTTAATTCCAAGATGtactttttaaggttttctttCACTTCGTTAATTAGCCTCTGTTTTGATCATAGTATGTTGCTTGTGCCTCTTTATATACATATGCCCTATGCACATTAACAAATCACGTTTATTAAACAAGGTTCCAAAAAAGTCACGAAGTTGACAAAGAATTCAAGTGaactttaacttgtttttacatTTGCCCTAAATTTGTAGTTGTCAAAAACCAGCAAACaactttttgcaaagaaatCTGTATTTTAAACCATAGATGTTTACAcaagttttaaaacaattttgttcaagctttggtgtgaatggggatTAGTCTGTTAGCCAAGTTCAAGGTCTGTATGATAGGTCTATAGAGACCTAATAGGATGTTCATAAATATGGCTTTCTTTCTCCAGGACAATAAATATGTGGAAGACAAATAAATTTTGTAGATGTTAAAAACTTTGTGTAATGTTATGGTAATTATCAGATCAAGCAAAGTacaattaattattacattttgtGGCCTTTTTGGTGGTGATAGTTGAattgaataaaaaagaaaggccTTGTTTGAAAATTCTGGTGTCTACCTTGAAGTTACGGACcaaaaaattgaccaatcacagaataagaaatataagaaatgaCTCAGTAAAAAAAACTATCAATGCTCGTAATTGTAAACTCATATTGTTCTATAATTCTCTCCTACAGttactggaaaaaatggaaatcgTTGGTCAGCAGTAACCATTCGAGTTGGTGAGTGTTTACAGAGGTTGAGATGAGTGCAGTCTGCATTCTGTTGCCTGTACAAGAAGTATGACTTTTCTGTCAGAACCAAAAGTGAACTTGACCATTGTTGAGCATGATACCATTGgattttctcactttttaaGTTTTGGCTGATCTGCATGATGCAGCATATCAAACATGAGACACATTGTTTCATCCAATTTCCAAGCAACAATAAGTGAGTTGAAAACGTGAAGTTTCCTTTAGTATTTATGGAATTCAAGGTGTCTCTGGATATCAGATGAAACACAGTGTTGAAAAAGCTGCCGTTcccaaaatttggtgatttaagATCTAAATTATTGTTTATGGTAATGATTTCCTTCAATTTCCCTTCATGAACTATTAATGAGTTGGAGAATGCTATTTGAACATAACAAAGACAAAGCTGCTCacaatttaaattaaaattagaaaagaagtggaaaactttaatgttatttgaaattgtagttacttattttaatttttcttctcTAAAAACCATTTACctttgttaaattttaaatgacgtgAATTTATTACTTGTTGTCCATTGTCATTACTTATTACTCttaaagtaattttattttttttttactgttataataatttatttgttgaTGTATGTTGACATTCAATAGTTCTAAGTTAATTTacaaaaatcattttttctttttattttttacgtaTGCATAGCCCTGGCTGTTTACACCAGGAGCCCTTCAGCATATGAGGCATTACATAATCTGAAGATTTTGCAGTTGCCTCACTCAAAAACCTTGAAGAAAGTCATCAACGCTGGTTCTGAGAAGGCTGGTATTGATGAAGAGTATCTGCTTAATCAGCACAAGACCTACACTATGTTccaaaaagaaagagagaggaTAGGCCATCCCAGACCATTAGGGCATGGAGTAATGATGTGGGATGAAGTCAAGGTTTGCACTAAGCTTATTTTCTTCACAAGTAAACCCCtgaacaaaaatgtaaaaattgtttattaAACTGGTGAATTGGTGAGTTTTTCTTGGTTTGAACATGAATGTAGATGTATCACGCGAAGTTCAATGAAAGGTgttaaatataatttgttaagtAAATCAAGTTTCAAttggatgtttttgtttttgtttttttttcctccacaTAACCAGAAGAGGTAGTTTTGGATCTAAAAAGTGACTTAGAAGCAAATGAAGAATAATAGTAGTCTGTAAATCTGGATGGAGTAAATAAAAATGCTGTCAATTGCATGCAATTGAAAACACTTCATGTGTATACATATTTCATGAGATTTGCAAATTTTCTGACATAGTGTATTAATTTTCaatatcattattttattatacaCTGCAGATTCAGATGAAAATTGCCTGGAATCTCAAAGGGGCTGGCATTACTGGCTTTAGTACTTCAGAGGATGAGCTGAAGGTGCTACACGATGTGTTCAGCACAGCGGTGGAGCCTGGTGCCCAGAAAGCGTCTTACATAGTGCAGTTCCTTTGGAGAGACCTAACCTCTAACTTTGATTTAATTGGTCCTTACTTTCCTGTTGGAAGTTCTATGCAATCCAGTGTTTTGCAGGAGTTTTTAAGGTGTCAATTATGCTGTGTGATGGAGCATCATCAAACCTTACTGTATTAAAGCTTCTCTCTGGCCACCCTAAAGCTCAGTTTCCTGCTAGACCTGATGCTGAAACATCCAGGGAATGCTACTATGTGGATGCCTCATTTACAAATCCAGAGGACCCACTGGGAAACCCTATTTTCTTGATGATATGCCCAAGCCATCAGGTGTGTATCACGTGCACACTGTATTGTAATATATTTGTTTGTACTGTTATTTGGGCTGAATTGTTGcccattgttttgtttaaatttagGCAGATTTCTGACATGTTTTAGAGACTGTAGTTAACACATTTTCGTGAGCAAAACATGCAGATATTCATCTGCACATGTAGGATTTATCTAAATGAGCTTAGGCTATAGATTTTGCAGTACCACTCAATATAGTAATAATTTGCTTGAGAATTGAGTTTATTATTTTCTCTGACAGTTTATTATACATCTTATCAATGAATGAACAAAGTGGAGTAAGTAATAAAGTGTGTCAGTAATGAAATAATTTGTCCTATTTTATTAATCCAGATGTATAAGTTAGCtgagtaaataaattattgatgAATAAATgtattgaatgaaataaaaactcATTTTGTTTCGTAGCTGAAAAACATGATAGCAGCCCTTTATAGTTCAAGGGAACAGGGTGCCAAAGACTTCTGCAAAGATGAAGAAAAATTTGGATGGAGCACAGTTGAGAGGGTGTTTACCCAAGAACTCGAAAGGGCAGAAAATGGGCTGAGCCGTAGAGTTCCTGGGTTAAAATATGCATTTGTATACAGGGATAACTGGACGCGCCTGAATGTGAGGCCAGCGAAAATAATGCAGGTAGGTAGGTTTAGTACATGTCCATCACACGTAACCGAGCTTGATGCAAAGCCCTCCTGAGGATTAATTGATAGCAAGGATCACCTTTTAAATCATGCAGGATTGAGCCTTTCAATTTCTATTTGTAGCAACGGTTTATGATAGCAGCCATCAAAGACCTTGCAAACGAACCAAATGAAGATGCAAGTGCATGTGGAAAGACAGCAGAGTACCTAGAAGCATGCAACCTGATATTTGAGCAAGGTCTCCTAAGCCGCCGAAGGATTAATGATGAAAAGAGCCCTGTTTTAGCAAACGTAAGGAAGGGGAtggaattttttgaaaattggtgTGCTAGCCATGAAGGAACAGGTAAATGGTCAATTACATTAGAAGTAATTggtaaattacaaatttattccTGAACACATAAAAAAAGGACCTTGAATCTAATGTATTACAGTTTAATTATTATGATTTACAATACACAAAGGCCAATGCTTACCCCTCCATGaccctctttaaataactgaggagaaagtgctgcctttgtagtgacatctgcaaatggttagacttaatAGTTTTCTCAGATATAAGGATGTTGAACTGTAGGTCCCATCTCACAACACTTGTTCATACTTCATTGTGCAGGACATTAAAGAACCACTAAAGGGATGCAATGAACCCTGGCTGTGACCACCACTAATGTCTGGTCCTATACAGGTCCACATTAATTGGCTTCATGCTGTTGCAGTCACCCTGCCAAAGGCTCTAATCCTTCACAAACTTAACTAAACACTGGTGTTAATTTCAAGTATCAGTAATATCATTGACCAACTGTAATATTGTCTTGTATGCAGTTTTTGAAGATAAATACTCTGTTATCTGAAAACACAGCTGACTAGTTTTCCCACTCATTAAAACTTGTAATTATTTGCAGTTTATGAAGacaattcaaagaaatcaagACAGAAAAAGTTTCTAGCATGGCAGGTGTGTTTTTACATGAGAATAGTTTCTTTGCTAGTACCTCTACACATGCAGATAGACTACCAATACTCTATCATAGTAGCTGGCTATGCATTCAATCAGATGTTTCTCTGGGGAAAGTCCAAAAACCCTTTAACCTTTTTAGCCCATAAATACTAATATCATTGTTCTACTTTCGGGCAACCAGAGGTGACCCATAATTGTTGTTGAATTACAGGTACCATGCATTTTAGTTAATTACCCAGTAATACTATTTACATTGCTAATGTTGATCTATTCTTGTTTTGTAGACATGGGATCTCCTGCGCCTTGTTGTACATGGGTTTTTGTCATTTTGTGACTGGTTCTTTAAGAATGTTTCATCCAATGAGGGATATTTTATCAGTCCACTTCGCATAAATGGTAGTGCGATCGAGTCCATTTATAGTGTTTTAAAGTTTGCAAGTGGAGGGAATCTGTCTGCCCTTTCCTATGGTCCTGCCCTTGGCAAACTTATAAAGAGGAAAGAAATGGACAGAAACGAGTATTCAGAAAAGGGTTACAGGGATGTACCTATCAATGTTGGTGGATCAGATGCAGCTGCTGTTGTGGGATCCATAAACAACCTTGTAGTTCAGAGTCAAAAGTTTTTTAACCATTGTGTGTTTATTTTCCCTGAAAACATTTCACAGTCAACTTTTGGGGACAGGTTGGGAAGCAATGCATGTACCCTCATTGCAGTGAAATTTGGAGCCTATTGCTTTCAGAATAAACTAGAGATTTCTTTACTCTGGGATCAACTTCCAAATGTTTGGCTTGATTCATTTCTCAATGCCATTTGTGATGGAAATGAAGTTTATGATGAGTTGTACTCTGATACTAGCATTTTTTTAGATGTAGAAGATGTTGTCAATACAGTGGGGGATTTATTTAGTATTGAATCTGCTGATCAGTTGATGGGATTCACAAATGCAAATGATTTCAGTGACTTAGTTAACCACGTTAGCAGGGTTATTCATTCATCAAGTGCTGCTCACCACTATGGTATAATTATTGCAGCTGAAAAGTCTGTGGGTTTTTTTGTGAAGGGGAATGACTTGTGTGCTATCATTGATAGTCATCAACAGGTAAACAGCCATGGGGGTGGGATGATCATTATGGCTAACAATCCCAGGTCAGCCATTGTCGAGTACTCAAATGTCCTAACAAATCACAGTTGTACTCTTGACTTGGGGACTCTTAACTGGGTccagtatacatgtacatgatcaAGTAAGTTAACTCTTATTTCATTGGCCATATGTAGTCAACAACATCACCAATTAAAATATTATCATCAAGAATATGATGAGTGAGCAATAATTGATTGCAAGCAAGATTGTGTGCACCAGTGCCTGTCTTTTCAGCAAGTGTGGTGCATCCTTATAGGTTATTGTCAGGAGTGCTCAAGGTTAATTTGTTTCCAAGAATCTACCCTTTGTCTCCAAAACTAATAACTATAGTAACCATCATTGGTCACGTAGGTGAGAGTTCATTTTACAAACTGCTTGGCTAGCATAATACACTTgtaaaaaaatgaacaacagCTTTTTGAAGGTACTTTCAAATTTAAAGGGGATATGTCACTgcagttttgttgtttttgagttagaatgacaaaataattttgtattccctttatttacatgtaaaatattcTTTGGCATTTTAAATGGAAGATTTCAAATGAATTTTGGCAGGAAAAGCCatccataatactctttttggtttttttttttttcctgatgggggatgaaaaaaaatatatattggtATAATTCTTTAAAGTTGCAATCCACTTCCACCTTGCCATTGATAACAACTAACTTAAGACAACacataatttcagtttacaaataTAGTAAAGAGACAAACTGTATCATCATTTAGGGGTTTTCTTTAAAGGCATCTTGTAGCATAATTCTAAAGTGAGCCCAAAATAGTATGACGTTGCCCCTTTAATCGAGAATACTTCCAGACAAGACTGATTTCAAGTAAACAGGAACAAGCATTTGTCATTGATGTCATGTACACCCGGCCtctgttgttcaaaaggtggataatgctatccactggataaatcgctatccagcggataagcGCTGGCAAAGCCAATTgacttatccaatggatagctATATTCTATCCCTCGTTCGAACAAGTGGGGCCTGTACAGTAGTTGTAAATACTGTCAAGACTGTTTCAATCATGTATGAAGAGGCTGTCTGGAGATATTTCCTCATGATTGTAcccaaataaaaaattaaattaaataatctTTCAAAGAAGTGCTACTCtgaaacaataaattaaacatATAGCTGGCATCGCTTCAGAAAAATTCTCAAGCAATTTGTCATATTATGTGTTGTGTTTTACActtagtttaatttttttattttcctatttttcaaaataataacaaagagggcaaaattactgaattttttcttaattttgcttgagaagagggcaaaattactcgctcacgattggtcgagcgccaaaaattctcgctcctgattggctgaacgtacgtcttccacattcagttggtttcttctgtttgagcaaaacaacttcgtcttcatcgaagtttgtcttttaattcgcgctgcattcgccgaaaaggcataaagattaagaactagctttaaaagatgatctgaatttgaattttcgagtgacaagaagaagggcaaaatatttttttcacgaaaagcttaaaacttgcaTCAGAGTTAGCATCGACTTACATGgtgcccggcgtagcgggattgtgtggttgaaaaacaaaatgattcctttcgtcaagggctttcagtttaccacgacatcttgcacctcaacaaaaaaggtcacagaacaatttgccattgacaggaggaacgagtacctcaaatttggtggatttctttggacaaactgtttgctatgtttacggatgcgtatttgcaagtggtaaaaacctctacagcacaggtgaataaaataaattgaagcttaacatttggtttaatcgttgttacagttgttcacgaatgaaactcgtattttcctctcgagtggatgtaaataacaatcatctatactcgttttggacgcaaagaacaagttgacttgcttgtctgtttgtcagttgttttgcttctgagcgaacgagtgtttccgcttagctgtctgtttttcgaggtgcctcaacagtgttaagaaaattttgccctctttgttattaacaagtaatcgcatggggccgagtaaaattaaggattaatatcacttgtgtttagtcgcgcagcgacgagggcaatttcagcaacttcagaaaacacgcgtgatattaatccttaattttactcggccccatgcgattacctatattaattaaaaatggaACCACAACACATGCATTTTTGCTTGATCGACAACAGTCAGCTACTTGCGTTTGGTGGACAAGGTGTATGTCTTGAGTTTCGGCCGAAGCATTTCATCCGCATCAACAACTTTCCCATGGCTCTTGAGGTCCCTCTCTGTCTTAGCGTTCATGAATTCGTTGATACGTGTGTTCGCCAACTTCGAAACTAGGGCTTTAAAAATTCCACCTACAACTTCAGAGTTTGAAGCAGCCTCTGTGGAGACAATCGATGCGACTAACAGACTAAATTCCTCCTCCAGTTCCTCGTTATTTAATACCGAACTCTGGCACATATCAATAAATTTTGTTGGGtactttttcaagtttgagtCAGAAGTGAACTCCCGAACATTGTCATCCACGTGTGTAAGAAAAGGAATAAGCTCCGTTCTTGGGAAAACAAGATTTCCTTCGTCTAAGTTTTGTAAGCTGGAAGAAATTAACGACTTGTCTTTCATTGTGAGCTCTTTAAGCAACTCAAGCTCAAGCTCCACCGTCGCCCTTCTCTCGGCAGATACCTTGCCTCGGCCTTTTTTTGTTGTAGTGTTTCTGTACGAAGCTTTGTCATTCTGTGAAGGGCAGCTCCACAATACCGGTAGAGAGTTTCCTCAGACTCCGGACTGAGTTTTGATGAAGTTGTCTCTGAAGTCACAGAGGAAACCTTTTTCTGTTGTATTTGGGAAAGCACGTTTGTGTAGACCATTTCGTGCAAAACACTGAGAACCCCGTGCACCAATTCATCAGCGAACTGTTGGCCAACCGAGAATCGTTCAACGATTGAGCGTTCCTGGGTAGGCTTTCCGCAGGTAAAATTCGCAAGCATTTTCATCCAGGCTACTGAAAATGCAGCCTTCCTGTTCTTTTTGTCCGGTAGCTTAGCACACTCGTCTACCAAAGTAGAAAACTTTCGACAAAATCCCAGAATCATGAGCTGAAAATTTGGCTTCTGAGACTCGCTGAGCAAATGCTTTGCGAATCGCACCCTCTCCGAGAATTCCTTCACACGGGGGTGCTCCAGTAGTTGCGAACGAATCTTACATTCGATTTCGGCTGCCTGTTCCGTAGAAAATATCCACGATGTCAGCTCGTCGAGTTCATCATCTAAAAGACTGGAATTTGTGCTTggataattcttttttttcttggctgATTTAGTGGTAGCCGACGGCCGGGCCTTACAACTCTTTCTTTTACTACTCGATGGACGAGAAATCACCCTCACTTGTTCAATTTCCGCCTCTTCCTCTATTACACTTTCTTCTGGGCTACTAGAGCTTTCGTAATCTTCTCCTGAAACATAACTAGAACTATCAGAGGAATCTGCGGTGAATTCACTCTCACtactgtccgccattttggattttctTTATGGCAGCCGAGACTTCCGGTGATGTTTGATTACGTCGATACCTGTCATTGGTCGGAATTCGCGGGAAAATAAAGCTTAAAATAGATCGGTCTCCGAAAACGCCGTGCCACGTACCCTATGGACTTGTACGCTCCTACTTATGGGCTCCTGATCCAACCCTCttaggtccaatcggccagttttgaacgtgagtaatggcggaccgtgaaatccaaaacttacactcaaaataaatagcctttggataaaacacaaagctcaaaattttgccagttaggtgttaagaaaac
Above is a window of Montipora capricornis isolate CH-2021 chromosome 6, ASM3666992v2, whole genome shotgun sequence DNA encoding:
- the LOC138050870 gene encoding uncharacterized protein → MKRCNSSEDCHEFRKKEPHLQVQEVTLRGKSTQSSSSTVKSVLKRSIELKQAQRKEEEEKRKEDTASKCKDNLALKQWATILSDAGYYCEVRSLVKSMDFMPFPESKEAPCFALIVERSRDLPFSEISGPFQAARLLVYPNGEWQIDSPIVEYTRLQVGMLSMPIKSGQLIDLARKWLSEKHVLCPGLVGSDEEKLEKELGYIPKNVSVYGRNYVRSVGCKIWHVPGSNYDQMQKMCGECLECYRYVKNALAKKQSLSSSKREKRQNPSSNYAIKYLTPRSKSIRLGKTRKLRSRMTKKVRKLYKQTSIELPQEQSSELCKLVQEIENSNEGKQELETIFSEGNQLTDKKGCKAGNCVKGIWEKDRDGFFKDQRKNGEF